Part of the Pseudodesulfovibrio hydrargyri genome is shown below.
GGCAAGGTCGAGCCCGAGGGCGAGAAGCGCTGCGCCCTGTGGCGAAAGCGGATCGCCGACGGTTCGCTTTTTCCGGTTTTGCCGGGGGACGAGAGCGTGGCCTACGACGTCGCGCCGTGGCGGTTCGCCGTGATGGAGAACAATGCCGGGGCCGCGCTGACCGACGCCTATCACTTCAGCCGGGCGGCGCGGCGCTACCTCGACGCGGTCCTGACCGAGATTTTGCCGGGCGCGAACTTGTTGATCGTCTAGGAATTGGCCCGGACGTCCACCAGGGCGTTGCGCTGGTAGGCGCGCAGGCCGAACTCGGGCAGGGCGGCAAGGAGGTGGTCCATGATGTCGGACTTGATGTCCTCGTGCAGGGCCCAGGCGGTCTCGCTGGTGAAGCAGTAGATCTCGAGCGGCAGGCCGTCGTCGGCGTGGGGCTGAAGCTGGCGCACGAGCAGGGTCATGTCCTGGCGGATTTTGGGGTGGGAGCGGAGGTATTCCAGGGCGTAGCGCCGAAACAGCCCGATGTTGGTCATGCGGCGGCCGTTGAGCGGCGAGGACGGGTCCGCGCCGGAGGCCGCGTTGGCCGCGTCGATCTCCTTCTGGCGCATCTCCATGAACGGGGCCAGGTGCTGGACGGCCATGAGCCGTTTCTTGAGGGCGTCGTCCGTGAAGCGGATGGACGACTGGTCGATCATGACGGCCCGCTTTATCCTGCGCCCGCCGCTCTTGGTCATGCTCTCCCAGTTCTTGAACGGGGTGTCCAGAAATTTGAAGGTCGGGATGGCCGTGACGGTCATGTCCCAGTTCTGGACTTTGACCGTGTTCAGGGCGATGTCCACGACCGTGCCGTCCGCGTTCATGGCCGGCATCTCGATCCAGTCTCCGGTGTGGAGCAGGTCGTTGGCCGACATCTGGATGCCCGCCACCAGGGAGAGGATGGTGTCGCGGAAGACCAGCATGAGGACCGCGGTCATGGCGCCGATGCCCGAGAGCAGCCCCCACGGCGACTGGCCGAGCAGGATGGCCACCACCGAGACGCCGCCGAGCATGTAGAGGAACAGTTTGACCAGCTGGACGTACCCCTTGATGGGGCGGCGGCTGGCGACCTTGAAGGTCCGGTACAGGCCGGACAGGGCGTCGAGGAGCTTGGCCAGGACCAGGACCACGCTCACGGCCAGGTAGGCATAGATGAGGTGGTCGAGCAGCCCCTTGAGCCCGGAGAAGAACTCCAGCCCCCAGAAGAAGACCGGGGCCGGGGCCAGGAGCGCGGCCCGGGAGAAGAACCCGGATTCGAGCAGGATGTCGTCGAACTTGCTGCGGGTGCGCCGGGCAAAGGCGCGGCCGCCGCGCACCAGCAGCCAGCGGGCCAGGAAAAAGGCGAGCAGCCCGGCGAGCAGGAGCAGGCCGGTCTTGGCCGCGAGGTCCAGGACCGGGTTGGCTTCGATGAGGGTGACGGGCAGGTCGAAGGGCAGGTCGAGATTCACGTGGGGCGGCTCCTTGTGCGCTTGGTCTTTCCCCCGTCTAGCAGATTCGTTGATTTTTGAGAACCTCGGGGCGCCGATTGGGCAGCCTTGTGCACCGGTTTGACAACCGGCGCGATGTCCTCCATGATTTTCGGGAAAAAATCCCGAGGGAAATCATACATGGGTTACTGGTTCATCATCGTCATGACCGTCTCCACCCTCCTGGTCCTGTACCTGGGGTGGCGGCTGATCAATCCTCTGCCGCTGGGCATCAAGCGCAAGCTCACGCTGTGGTTCCTGCTGGCACTGATCCTGTTCGGGCACCGGCTGACCTGGGTCCTGCATCGGACCAACCGCTACGAGCTGCTGGCCTGCGACACCATCGACTGGATCGGGTTCACCTTTCTCGGGTTCATCTCCATCCTGGTGGTCTTCATGCTGGCCCGGGACATCCCCAGCCTGATCGGGCGGATGATCGCGGGGGTGAAGCGGCTGTGCACCCGGCGCAGCAAACTGCCGTACTTCATCGGCCCGGACCGTGCCCGCCGCCGCTTCCTGCTGAACGCCTCCAACGGGGTGATCATGGCCGCCGTCCTGCCCATGGCCGGTTTCGGGGTGTACAACGCCCGGCGCAAGCCCTCGGTCCTGGCCAACGACCTGCTCCTGCCCGGGCTGCCCGACGGCCTTGACGGCTTCACCATCGCCCAGATTTCCGACACCCACATCGGTCCGACCATTCGGGGCGACTGGGCTCGGCAGGTGGTGGCCGAGGTCAACGCGCTCTCGCCGGACATGATCGTGCACACCGGCGACATGGTGGACGGGGCCGTGGACGGGCTCAAGGCGGACGTCCAGCCCTTCGGCGAACTGCACGCCCCGCACGGGGTGTGGTTCTGCACCGGCAACCACGAGTATTATTCCGGGGTCTTCGCATGGCTCGACGAGGCCCGGCGGCTGGGCATGCGGCCTTTGGTCAACGAGCACGCGCTCATCGACACGGGCCGGGGCAGGATCCTGCTCGGCGGGGTCACGGATCTGCGCATGGGCGGCACCGTGCCGGGCCAGGCCTCCTCGCCGGCCAAGGCCATGGCGGGCGCGCCGGACCACGACGTGTCCGTGCTCCTGGCACACGAGCCGAACTCGGTGTACGCGGCCGCCGAGGCGGGCTTCGACGTGCAGCTGTCCGGCCACACCCACGGCGGGCAGTACTTCCCGTACAACTACGTCATTCATCTCTTCCAGACGTTTGTTAAGGGGCCCTACCTGCACGAGGATACCCAGCTGTACGTGAACATGGGCACCGGCTACTGGGGCCCGCCCATGCGCATCGGCACCCGCCCCGAGATCACCCTGCACACCCTGCGAAAAGCCTAGCGCCGAAGGCGCATAAATGGGATGTAAGGGTGCGAACCCTTGTCCGCCGGAGGCGAAATCACCCGACAAACGCCGCGCAGCGGCCATCACTATCTGAATCTGATCTGTCATGAAAAAGAGCCGACGCCCGCGATAGCGGGCGTCGGCTCTTTTCTGATTCGGGCAACCGGCTAGCCCAGGGTGCGCCTGCGGTTGCGTGGCCTGTCGCCGCGCATGAGCCGGACGCCGACGGCCAGGATGAGCACGGACAGGATCAGGAAGTGCAGGAACATATCCTTCTGGATGGCACCCCAGATGATGTACAGGGAACCGGCCGCGGCCAGGCAGGGGCAGGCGTAGCGGTTGAGGGCGCCGAGGTCGGTGAAGGTCTTCATGACCCAGACGTAGAGGGAGATGTAGATGACGTAGAGGAAGGCGATGGGCAGTTCGGAGATGTCCATGAAGCTGCCCCACCAGCCCGCGAAGTTGCCGTACCAGACCACGAGCCAGAAGCAGGACAGTACGTAGCCGATCATGGCCGAGTGGGTGGTGCAGTTGTTGACCGGGTTGACCCGGCAGAAGAGGTCTGGCTTGGGGCCCAGCCCGCGCGAGGCGATGGAGAACATGCCGCGCGCCGAGCCCATGATCAGGCCGTTGAGGGTGCCCAGGCAGGAGATGATCACGAAGACCGTGAGCAGGGTGCCGCCGAGGTGTCCGAAGATGATCGAGATGACCCTCACCGGGGCGGCGTCGCCCTGGGCCAGGACCTGGTCGTTGGTCAGGACCCCGGAGATGCCCAGGTAGTAGAGCATGTAGATGCAGACCACGCTGATGGTCCCGACCACCAGGGCGCGGGGCAGGGTCCGCTTTGCGTCCTTGAGCTCGGCGTTGATGACCGTGGCGATGATCCAGCCCTCGTAGGCAAACGCGGTGGACAGGGTGGCCAGGGCCAGTCCGCCGCCTCCGTGGGACACGGTCTTGGCCGCGACCGTGAAGTTCTGAACGGTCATGCCGTTGGTCAGCCCGGCGATGGTCCCGACCACGGCGACCAACCCCAGGGGGATGAGCTTGACCACGGTGGAGGTCACCTGCCACCGCCCGGCCAGGACCGGCGAAAAGTAGTTGAGCAGGAAAAAGGCGGTCATGTAGCCCCAGGACAGGGGCCACAGCGCGCCTTCCACGCCCATCAGCCCCTGGGTGTAGTTGGCCGAGACCCAGGCCAGGACCGCGACCAGGGTGGGGTAGTAGATGAAGGTCATGAACCAGGCCACCAGGTACCCGGCGGTCCTGCCGTAGGCCTGTTCGAAGTAGTCCACCACGCCGTTGATCTTCTGGATGCGGGTGGCGATCTTGGAGAAGACGTAAGCGGTGACGACCATGATCGCCCCGCCGATGAGCCAGGCGAACAGGGCCGTGGGCAGGCTGCCCGCCGAGGCCTCGAGCACGTTGTCCGCCTTGAAGAATACGCCCGAGCCGATGACGATGCCCACGACCATGGCGGTCGCGGTCCAGAATCCATACTTTTTTTGTAGATTGTTCATGATGATATGGGGTCGCCCTGCGCGGGCTGTATGTGGGGGTTGCGAAAACGGCCCGTCCTTCCCGAAAACCGCACCTCCTGCGGCGACGGACCACGGACCCCTTATCGTCCATGGGCGGTTACGTCCAGCCCTTTGGGCTCTTTTCGACGGGGTCGCCGCATTGGGATGTTCCGGGTGCTTGACTCGTGGATCAACTTGTCTTACACCCAATTGGTCCAACCAATTTTTGAGAGGCGAACAATGGAAGCCAAACCCGTATGCAGAAAATGCATATCCGACGAGATCGTCAGCCAGATCAGGGAGATGATCGAGCACGGGCGGTTGCAGCCCGGAGACCGGCTGCCTGCCGAGCGCAAGCTGGCCGAACAGTTCGGCGTGTCCCGCACCACGGTGCGCGAGGGCATCAAGATCCTGTCCGAGTCCGGGTTTCTGACCAGCCGCCAGGGCGCGGGCACCTTTGTCAGCCGTCCGGACGACGGGGCTCGGGGCGGCTCGCTCATCGACGCGGTTCTGGCCGGGAATCATGACCTCCAGGACGTATTCGAGGTGCGCAAGATGCTCGAGCCCGAGATCGCGGCCCTGGCCGCGCGCAATGGCTCGCCGGACGCCAAGACCCGGCTGGAGGCCATCCTCATGGAGCAGGAGCAGGCCATCGACGACGGCGAGAGCGGGGCGGGCATCGACCAGCGGTTCCACCAGGCCCTGGCCGAGGCGTCGGGCAATCCGGTGCTGCGCGAGATGGTCTCGGCCCTGCATGAGGGGTTCTCCCGCAGCCGGGCCGAGGAGGTCCAGTCCCCCCAGCGTCAGAAGGCCTCCCTGGCCGCCCACCGGGCCATCGTGGAGGCGGTCAGAAACGGCCACGCCATGCAGGCCGAACGGGCCATGCGGGAACATCTCGATGAAGTTGAAAGAATCATCTTTGATAATCAAAGAGGAGCATACTCAAGGAGATAGCGATGAAGGAAATTAGAGACAAAGCACGTGAACTGATGAAGGGCTACTGCCGGGTCTGCAAGGTCTGCGACGGCAAGGTGTGCGCGGGCGAGGTCCCGGGCATGGGCGGCCTGGGAACGGGCGCGTCCTTCAAGGCCAACCTGGAGGCCCTGGAGGGATTCCGCCTGAACATGCGCCTGCTGCACGACGCGTCCGAGCCGGACACCTCCACGTCCCTGCTCGGCATCGACATGTCCATGCCGGTCATGGCCGCGCCCATCGGCGGCGTGTCCTTCAACATGGGCGGCGGCGTGTCCGAGGAGGACTATGCCGACGCCGTGGTCAGCGGCTGCAAGGCGGCCGGGGTCATCGGCTGCACCGGCGACGGCGTGCCGCCTCTGCTGCACGAGTCCGGGTTCGCGGCCATCGAGAAGAACGGCGGCCACGGCATCCCGTTCATCAAGCCTTGGGAGGGCGCCGAACTGGACGAGAAGCTCGAAAAGGGACGCAAGACCGGCTGTTCCATATTCGGCATGGACGTGGACGCCGCCGGGCTGATCACCCTGCGTCAGATGGGCCGTCCCGTGTCGCCCAAGCCCCTGTCCGAGCTCAAGAAGATCATCGACAAGGTCCACGGTTGGGACGCGAAGTTCATCATCAAGGGGGTCATGACCCCGGACGAGGCGGAACTGGCCGTCGAGGCGGGCGCTGACGCCATCATCGTCTCCAACCACGGCGGGCGCGTGCTCGACCACACCCCCGGCACGGCCGAGGCCCTGCCCGACGTGGCCGAAAAGGTCCACGGCAAGATCACCATCCTGGTGGACGGCGGCATCCGCACCGGCGCGGACGTACTCAAGATGCTGGCGCTGGGTGCCGACGGCGTGCTCATCGGCCGCCCCGTGGCCGTGGCCGCCGTGGGCGGGTTGCAGGAAGGCGTCGAGCAGTACCTCGCGACCATCAAGGCCCAGCTCTCCGGAGCCATGGTCCTGACCGGCTGCAAGGACATCGCCTCCATCGACAGCAACGTCCTCTTCTAAGGAGCGCCGAGCCTTGATCACCACCTACATCCTGTACATCTGCCTCGGGGCAGTGGCCGGAGTCCTGGCCGGGTTGCTCGGCATCGGCGGAGGGCTGGTCATCGTGCCCATGCTCAACTTCGCCTTCGAGTGGCAGAACTTCCCGGTGGAGCACATCCAGCATATCGCGCTGGGCACGTCCATGGCCACGATCATCTTCACCTCCCTGTCGTCCATGCGCGCCCACCACAAGCGCGGGGCCATCAACTACGCCGCCTTCTGGCGGCTGACGCCGGGCATCATCGTGGGCACGTACCTGGGCTCCTGGATCGCCTCGCTGCTGTCCACCATGTTCCTGAAGATCTTCTTCGGCCTGTTCCTGTACTACGTGGCCACGCAGATGATCCTGAACATCAAGCCCAAGGCCGCCCACGAGCTGCCCGGCCAGGCCGGGACCTTCGCGGCGGGCGGCGGCATCGGCGTGTTCTCGGCCCTGGTAGGCATCGGCGGCGGCACCTTGACCGTGCCGTTCCTGTCCTGGTGCAACCTGACCATGCACGCGGCCATCGCCACTGCGGCGGCCGTGGGGCTGCCCATCGCCCTGGCGGGCACCGCAGGGTATGTGATCAACGGCTGGTCCGTGGCCGGAATCCCCGGCCCGCACATCGGCTACGTGTACATTCCGGCCCTGCTCGGCATCATCGTGACCAGCATG
Proteins encoded:
- a CDS encoding metallophosphoesterase, producing MGYWFIIVMTVSTLLVLYLGWRLINPLPLGIKRKLTLWFLLALILFGHRLTWVLHRTNRYELLACDTIDWIGFTFLGFISILVVFMLARDIPSLIGRMIAGVKRLCTRRSKLPYFIGPDRARRRFLLNASNGVIMAAVLPMAGFGVYNARRKPSVLANDLLLPGLPDGLDGFTIAQISDTHIGPTIRGDWARQVVAEVNALSPDMIVHTGDMVDGAVDGLKADVQPFGELHAPHGVWFCTGNHEYYSGVFAWLDEARRLGMRPLVNEHALIDTGRGRILLGGVTDLRMGGTVPGQASSPAKAMAGAPDHDVSVLLAHEPNSVYAAAEAGFDVQLSGHTHGGQYFPYNYVIHLFQTFVKGPYLHEDTQLYVNMGTGYWGPPMRIGTRPEITLHTLRKA
- a CDS encoding APC family permease, translated to MNNLQKKYGFWTATAMVVGIVIGSGVFFKADNVLEASAGSLPTALFAWLIGGAIMVVTAYVFSKIATRIQKINGVVDYFEQAYGRTAGYLVAWFMTFIYYPTLVAVLAWVSANYTQGLMGVEGALWPLSWGYMTAFFLLNYFSPVLAGRWQVTSTVVKLIPLGLVAVVGTIAGLTNGMTVQNFTVAAKTVSHGGGGLALATLSTAFAYEGWIIATVINAELKDAKRTLPRALVVGTISVVCIYMLYYLGISGVLTNDQVLAQGDAAPVRVISIIFGHLGGTLLTVFVIISCLGTLNGLIMGSARGMFSIASRGLGPKPDLFCRVNPVNNCTTHSAMIGYVLSCFWLVVWYGNFAGWWGSFMDISELPIAFLYVIYISLYVWVMKTFTDLGALNRYACPCLAAAGSLYIIWGAIQKDMFLHFLILSVLILAVGVRLMRGDRPRNRRRTLG
- a CDS encoding mechanosensitive ion channel family protein, whose protein sequence is MNLDLPFDLPVTLIEANPVLDLAAKTGLLLLAGLLAFFLARWLLVRGGRAFARRTRSKFDDILLESGFFSRAALLAPAPVFFWGLEFFSGLKGLLDHLIYAYLAVSVVLVLAKLLDALSGLYRTFKVASRRPIKGYVQLVKLFLYMLGGVSVVAILLGQSPWGLLSGIGAMTAVLMLVFRDTILSLVAGIQMSANDLLHTGDWIEMPAMNADGTVVDIALNTVKVQNWDMTVTAIPTFKFLDTPFKNWESMTKSGGRRIKRAVMIDQSSIRFTDDALKKRLMAVQHLAPFMEMRQKEIDAANAASGADPSSPLNGRRMTNIGLFRRYALEYLRSHPKIRQDMTLLVRQLQPHADDGLPLEIYCFTSETAWALHEDIKSDIMDHLLAALPEFGLRAYQRNALVDVRANS
- a CDS encoding sulfite exporter TauE/SafE family protein, which encodes MITTYILYICLGAVAGVLAGLLGIGGGLVIVPMLNFAFEWQNFPVEHIQHIALGTSMATIIFTSLSSMRAHHKRGAINYAAFWRLTPGIIVGTYLGSWIASLLSTMFLKIFFGLFLYYVATQMILNIKPKAAHELPGQAGTFAAGGGIGVFSALVGIGGGTLTVPFLSWCNLTMHAAIATAAAVGLPIALAGTAGYVINGWSVAGIPGPHIGYVYIPALLGIIVTSMLTAPFGAKLAHSLPVTKLKKIFAILLYLVGTRMLWNAFM
- a CDS encoding FadR/GntR family transcriptional regulator, which gives rise to MEAKPVCRKCISDEIVSQIREMIEHGRLQPGDRLPAERKLAEQFGVSRTTVREGIKILSESGFLTSRQGAGTFVSRPDDGARGGSLIDAVLAGNHDLQDVFEVRKMLEPEIAALAARNGSPDAKTRLEAILMEQEQAIDDGESGAGIDQRFHQALAEASGNPVLREMVSALHEGFSRSRAEEVQSPQRQKASLAAHRAIVEAVRNGHAMQAERAMREHLDEVERIIFDNQRGAYSRR
- a CDS encoding alpha-hydroxy-acid oxidizing protein, which produces MKEIRDKARELMKGYCRVCKVCDGKVCAGEVPGMGGLGTGASFKANLEALEGFRLNMRLLHDASEPDTSTSLLGIDMSMPVMAAPIGGVSFNMGGGVSEEDYADAVVSGCKAAGVIGCTGDGVPPLLHESGFAAIEKNGGHGIPFIKPWEGAELDEKLEKGRKTGCSIFGMDVDAAGLITLRQMGRPVSPKPLSELKKIIDKVHGWDAKFIIKGVMTPDEAELAVEAGADAIIVSNHGGRVLDHTPGTAEALPDVAEKVHGKITILVDGGIRTGADVLKMLALGADGVLIGRPVAVAAVGGLQEGVEQYLATIKAQLSGAMVLTGCKDIASIDSNVLF